From the Bacteroidia bacterium genome, the window TTTCTTTTGGCTTACAGGACAGCAATAATGACAGCCGCACTGATAATGCAACAAAGATAATCAAAGGCGACAACTATTACAACACTTTTAAAAATTATTTGAACGAAAATTTTGCCCATTACAGCGATACGCTGGAAGATTATCTTTCCGCCTATTTTCAGGATGGCGACAACTCCGGCACCGGTGGCGGATACACCTATCAGCAATTAGTGACTGCCGGAGTGCCACTGCACTTTATGCAACTGAGCCGCATTATTCCCTTTGGGCTGGATTCTTTTAACCTTACCATTGACAGTGTAGTGCTTTATATTGACACCCTCATTCCCAACACCAATGCCTGCATAGATTGTGCAGACTTTGGGCTAACAGGCAATAGTGTTGTTACTCAAAGTGTGGTGGCTTTTAATCGGGCCGATGCTTACAGCCATTGTGTTTTGGCCGATGTGCCGCGCAATCAGTTGCTGTTTACTTTTTGCGACACCACCGGTGGCAATATCCAGGCCTTCGAAACTTTTACCAACAACTCTTTTCCCTTTGTGGCTTTTAAAACAGGGCAACGCTACAGGCTTAAAGTGCGCTACTCGGTTTGCGGCAACTACCGTCTGCCGTTTAATTCTATAAGCAATCTGGTATGCAATTCGCCCATCAGCAACAACCTGTGGTTTACAGGCAAACAGCAAGGTGCCGATGCCATTGCAACCCTGCCACAAATGCCCAACACCGTTGGTGCTATGGAAACAGACTTTCATTATTCCTTTAACGCAAGCAGTGGTTATCCGTTGCCCAATCAGAACTTTATTGACTCTGCACGTTTCTACTGCGAAACTTTTGGCGGCAGGTTTTACTTTGCACCTACCTCGTACTACAACAACAGCACTGTTACCAACAGTCAGGGTTGCGAAAAACGAATCACTGCCGTTTATATTGCCGACCTTGCAGGCTACAGAAACCGTATCTTTGATGTTTATCCATACGAATATAAAGTGCCGCCACTTTTTGCCGATACCATCAGTTTTCAGATACCTAACGGTTATTACATCTCCCTGATGAGAGTCCGTTCCGGTGTGTATTACGATAACAACGGACAACTGATGGCACCCTTTTCTGCTTACGACACGCTGACACCACCACAGCTTACAGGTCTGGTGCAGATACCCTTTGACGCACTGCCAGTGATGCATTGTTTGCAACAAAGCATGAGTCCCGCAGGCAATGACACGGCTGCCTTTGCTGGCGACCAGTTTACCCGATTGGAATTGCAGTGTTTTATCCGAAGGTTCGACTGCAGCAACACTATTGACACCCTGCCGCTGTCGTCCGTTTATAGCAGCACAGGATTGTTTGAGTCGGAATGCAATCCAACAGAAAACCTCTCTTGCACACCTTTAGCAACAGCAGCAGACTCCATTCCTTTTAATGCCAACATACAACCGCTATTGGTACAGCCCAACCTGAACCTTGTTTTGCCTGTGAGCAACGTTGCCAATGCACAGCAGCAACAGTTGTGCTGGACAGTTAAAGTGCTCAACCCAAAGGTTGTTGTACAGCCCGGAACGCCTGACATTTACAGCACCGGTGCCGACAATGTGTTTTTGGGAGTGCCTTTAAATGGGGCAATCCCTGCCCTTCAAAACTGGCAGTTTACCCCCACGGGTCAGAGTACCATCAATGCTGTTAACGGCATCATTCCGCTTACGGCACATCTGGCAGCCGGTGATTCTGTTACAGGGCAGCTATGCGCTACTTTTGTGAGCTGCGACAGCACCATAAACTCCTTCCCTTTATATTACGGATGGAACTGCAACGGCTTTCCTGTGGCCACTTCGCAAATACCCGATACGGTATGTGGTGCCGGCTCTGTGACGCTTGGAATAGAATATTTTGAGGCAGCCATCACTGGCGAAGGCAAAGGATATATCCCTAATAATTACACCCTTTGCGACACCCTTAAAAAATTTACCTGCATTTTTAACAGCAATCCGGGATATGCCTATCCCGACTTTGCAGGGCTGATTAATATACCACAGGGGCTGAACATACTCAGTGCCTATATACTGAACCCCAATGCTACGCCCGTTACGGTCTCCTACCTTACCGGCAGTGCCCCCTCGTGGCAGATAACACCTGCCAACATGCAGGCTTTGGGCTTTGCCAATGGCGGCATACACCTCACCGACAGGTTTTGTGTTTATTTTAATCTGATTCCTGAGTGCGCATTTGCCTCAGACACCATTTTGCCCAACATACTGGTAGCCGGCAAAAACTACTGTGGCGACTCGCTTTCCTATACAGCCTATTTTAACTACAACAACCAGAATCCGCTGTTTATGGACAGCACTGCCTGTACAGACTGCTGGAGCATTACCAAAACTGCCGGCACCGACACGGCAGCAGCCTTTACCGATACGGTGACCTATACCATTACCGTGTGCAACAACAGCGTAAATACGCAGACCGGTATTCTCAGCGACATTACCCCACCGGGCTTTGTGACCACAGGCACCACGCTGCCTGCAACAGTAACACTCACCTCCATGCAGTGCAGCACATTCACAGTAAGCGGTTACTTTACACAGCAGGGCAGTTGCTTCTACAACGTAGCAAGCGTTACTTCTCCTGCTAATACAGTTTGGAAAGATAGTGTGTGTGTTACTGTAACCTACCCCTGCACCAACAGCGCAACACTCATTATTCCGGACAGCACTTACAGCACAGCATTAAATTACCGTTACGATACGTTGGATATATACATTGCCGGAAGGCTTTATGTAAACGACACCCTAAAATTGATGCGCTGCAATGTATATATGAATGCAGGGGCGCATATTATAGTGCAGGCTGGCGGCTACTTGGATATTGACAGCAGCGTGGTGATGGGTTGCCTTACCATGTGGCGCGGCATAACAGTGCTTGACTATGGAGAGTTGTTAGTGCATGAAGGCAGCACCGTTACCGATGCCGACACTACTGTTTTGGCAAACAACAAAGCAAAAGCTACATTGCAAAACGCTTATATCAAAAACTTTGTGCTGGGTGTGTATATGCCGCCATCTGCAAATGCTTTCTACAATGGAACTACTTTAAAAATAGAACAAACAACTTTTGATTTCACGGCATTTAAACAAAACTATGCAGGACAAAATACACATGGCTCTAAGCCTGAATGTGGTGTTTTGCTCAATGATTGGATTGGAACCATAGGAACCTATCAGGATTCATTATGGCTAAACAAATTCTTAAATCTGAACAATGGTATTGTTGTAAAAAGCAGCACTGTAACAGTAAAAAATTGTTTCTTTGGCAATATACAGGCAGATGCTTTTTATGGCAAGCCATATAACGGCACATCCGTAGTATCTGTTGGCGATATTGCTGCGGGCAAAAGAGGCAACCTCACCATGCAGCCCGTGATGAACAACCACAAGACCATGACCTCTTGTTATGGCGGAGTGTGGACAAGTTACAGCACACTGAACTTAAACAATGTGCGCATGGACAGTATGTATATAGGCGCAACAGTGAACCGTTGTAAAGACTATCTGAGCGCTACCATTGCCTGGAATGAAATAAAAGCCACCCGTGCAGGTATTGTTTGCAACAACAATGCCGGTGCAGCCAAGTTGGATTTAAACAATAACACCATTCATGTTGATGGCACTGGATTAAATGTGGCTTCGGGTATTGTCATTAACGAAATCAATAAAAACGGACAGGGTAACTATAGTATTGATAACAATTCCCTGTACCTTTACAATGTGCGTTATGGCATACGGATGCAAAATGTTTACAAACCCTTGCTCGCACATAACTACATAGAACAAAACAACAGCAGCAGCAACTTTTACAGCGAAGGCATAACATCAAACAATTGCGACAGCACACAGATTCGTTGCAATGGTGTGCGCAACTTGAATGTTGCCAACACAGTAACAAAAGGAATTGTTTATAGCATTAGTAGTAATGCAAGCATCAGTTGCAACAGCATTGACAGCACAGCCACTGGAATATTTTTTGGTGGCAACTGCATGGGTGCACAACTAAAAGGCAACACCATGCGCAATAATTTATTGGGACTGTACATTAATAATGTTGGGTTAATTGGTGTGCAGCCCAACAATGGAAATAAATTTATTGATTACCGCGACACCGTTGGTGCTTATAATGCAAATACAAGCCAGCCTGGATTGTTTGGTTCTCAATTCAGAGTAAGAACCACCGATGTGCCGGGTAATATTTATTACCCTGTATTGTCTCAACAGAATAATGGTTGGTTTAATCCTATTTTAAATACAAGCCCTTTCCAATGTGGTGCAACTTGTTATGATATGCTTGAAGGCATAGATAATGAAATATTATTTCGCATCATTGCAGACGACAGTGTACTCACAGAAGAATTTATCCCCGAAAGCCAAAGTATGGCAAGACAGTATTTATTTCAGATATTGGCAACAAATGATAGCTTGCTAAATAGCGATACCTTGTTTCAGTATTTTTACAATGAAATGCTTGCAGAGGCAGAAGGACAACTCAATGTAGTAGAAAGAAGATTTGAAACTTATGGCAAAATGGATAGCACCTTTGCGCCCATGTTGCATAACATTGATTCACTATTAAAAGAATTTAGTAATTCTGTAGAAGATTTTGAAGCGATGCGAGATTCAATCGAGCAATCAGGCACCAATGCAGATTCTTTATTTGAGCAATGGACTATACAAATAGAAAATTTAGAAACAACAAGACAGAACATTCTATTGCAGCATAACGCTGTTATATCGGGCGAAATGTACGAAGGCGAGTTAACCAACAACATCATTAACGGTGATGAGCAGAATGAAACAAATAGTACGCAAATGAATGAACTGTTCATACTGTTGGAAGAAGCCAATTATACAAACCTTAATGAATTGTACTCGCAGTTATTAAGTATTGCCGAGCAATGCCCTTACTACGGAGGAGAAGCGGTTTACAGGGCAAGAGCAGTGTTAGAATTAGTGAATGATAGTTTGATTTATAATGATGATGTTAATTGTTTGCTTTATGGAATTTATCGGAAAGGACAAACAAGTAATGAAGTTTCATTAGAAAAAATTGAAGTAAAGCCTAACCCATCAAGCGATCACATTTCAATAAAAGTTAGTTGCATGGAGAATGAAATATTCAGTGCTGATATAACAAATGCGGTAGGACAAAGTGTACTGAATAAAAAATTGAAATGTAATCAAGAGAACATAATTAATATTAGAGAATTACAACAAGGCGCATATATGCTTGTTGTAAGAACAAAAAATAAAATTCAGAACTTCAAACTCATTATTGTAAGGTGATACGAAATAAATTTTATTTTATAGCTTTAATGATGTTTTACCCTGTGATTGCACAATCACAGGGTAAAACTCATAACTTTTTAATTGGACACAATTATCTAACCGACCAATACACCACAGCAGGAAAAGGACGCTTGTTGTTTGATAGTTCGTCTGTGGTTGTTATTGGTGAGGCTCGTAAAATATCTTTTGGAACTACGCAAGCCAATATTAGTGATGACAATGGCAATTTGCTAATGGTTAGTAACGGCTGTTGGATAGCTGATGCCACAGGCGACACCATGCTAAATGGTAATGGATTAAACCCTAATTCATTCACTAACGATTATTGCGATTCTTTTGGGGGATTACCATTACCGCATGGTAATATTATACTGCCTTATCCGAGCAATCCCGATAAATACATTTTATTTCATCAGACAGGAAATTATAACAACAATTTAATTTCAACCGAATTGTATTACTCGGAAATTGATTTGTCGCTGAATGGCGGCTTGGGTGCGGTAACTGCAAAAAATCAGATTATTTTGAATGATAATTTATCATGGGGATTAGCAGCCTGTAAGCACGCCAACGGAAGGGACTGGTGGATTGTTACCTTAAAAGATATGACTACTATCATTCATAAATTTTTATTGGATTCATCTGGCATTACCTACATGGGTACTCAAAATTTAGGATTCCCCCAACCATTTAATTACAATGCAACACAGTCTGTTTTCTCTCCAGATGGAACTAAGTTTGCATATACTTTCGGTCAAGGGGGAACAAACCCATTCCATGACGTAAGGCTTTTTAATTTTGACAGGTGCAGCGGTAATTTTACGGGATTGGAATATATCGCATTAAATGACAGTTCCAATGGTTTCAGTTTGGCATTTTCACCCAATTCAAAATATTTATACCATTCCTCTTTTCAGAGAGTTTATCAGTTTAATACTGACACTTCTGACATCGCAGCAAGCAAAGCCACAGTAGCAGTTAATGATGTTTTCTATTCGCCTGTACCGCCATTCTCAACAAATTTTTGGCTGATGTACCTTGCTGCCAACGGCAAGATTTATATTTCATCAGGCAACGGTGTAGTAGATTATCACTATATCAGCTATCCTGACAGTGCAGGCATGGCATGTGATGTTCATTTACATGATTTACATTTACCCTGTTATTCATTCAGAGGAAATGTTAATCACCCTAATTATTATTTGGGCTGCGATACCACACAAACAACCTGTCCATGCTTAGCAACAGGCATAAATGAAATTAAGCAACATGATTTTAAATTTTCTGTTTCGCCAAACCCATCAAACGGCAGCTTCAAAATAATTTATCTCTTACCCCAAAATCAAAAAGGTGTTTTTGATGTGTATGATATTACAGGCAAGAAAGTTTTTTCTTATTACTTACCTCAATGGAGTACATTACAAAATTTTGATTTGAGTTTTTTAGGTGGTGGGGTTTATCAGTGCTTAATCAAAAGTAATGGTTTTATTACAGCTAAAAAATTAGCCATTATAAAATGAGAAATATATTTATCCCCGAAAACCAAAGCATGGCAAGGCAGTATTTGTTTGAAGTATTATCAAACAACGACAGCTTGCTTGCAAGCGACACATTGTTTCAGGATTTTTACAATGAAATGCTTGCAGAGGCAGAAGGAAAACTCAATGCAGTAGAAAGAAGATTTGAAACCTACGGCAAAATGGATACTACGTTTACTCCAATGTTGAATAACATAGATACTTTATTGAAAATATTTAATAGTTATTTAGAACATTTTGAAACTATACGAGATTCCATTGAGCAATCAGGTACTAATGCAGACTCTTTATTAGAACAATGGATTATACAAATAGAAAATTTAGAAACAACAAGACAGAACATTGTATTGCAGCATAACGCTGTTATGTCGGGCGAAATGTATGAAGGTGAATTAACCAACAACATTATAAATGGCGATGAACAGAATGAAACAAACAGCACATTAATGAACGAGCTGTTTATGCAATTGGAGGAAGCAAACTATACAAACATTAATGAATTATATGCACAGTTAATGACGATAGCCGAGCAATGCCCCTACTATGGAGGCGAAGTGGTTTATAGAGCAAGAGCTGCATTGGAATTAGTGAATGATAGTTTAACTTACAACGATGATGTTAATTGCTTGCAATTCGGTATCTATCGCAATGCTGAAACAATAAATAATAATTTGAATATTATTGTTAAGCCTAACCCTGCTAATGATAATATTTTTGTATCTGTTTCATGTAAAGATGTTGAATTATTTAATGCAGAACTAAGAAACGCTATTGGGCAAGTAGTTTATACCGGTATGCTTAACTGTAATAAAGAAAACAGAATTAAAATTCAGCAATTAAAACAGGGCATTTATTCTTTAATCATTAAAACAAGAGAAGGAAGTAATTCTTATAAAATTGTAATTATAAGATGATGAAAAAATTATTGTTGATTTTAGCTGTGATGTTTACCCCTATGCTAATAAAAGCACAGGGAAAAGCACATAATTTTTTAATAGGCTATCAGAGTACAGGAGGATTATATACAACACATGGCAAAGGCGAAATATTATATGACAGCACATCGGTAACAGTCATTGGCGGTTATCGAAAAATGTCATTTGGAGCAACACAAGCAAATATAAGTGATGAAAATGGAAATTTATTAATGAGCAGCAACGGTTGTTGGATAGCCGATGCCACAGGCGACACCATGCTAAATGGTAGTGGATTAAACCCTAATTCATTTACCAATGATTATTGTGATTCTTCCTCAGGTTTACCGCTTTCACATGGCAATATCATTTTACCTTATCCAAATCATCCCGATAAATATATTTTGTTTCACCAGACAGGAAATTATAATGCGCCTTACTTAATTTCAACAGAATTATATTATTCAGAAATTGATTTATCGCTCAATGGCGGTTTAGGTGCGGTAACGGCAAAAAATCAGATTATATTAAATGATATTATAGCTGGTGGATTGGCAGCGTGTAAGCACGCCAACGGAAGGGATTGGTGGATTATTGCATTAAAAGATGCAACCACTATCATTCATAAATTTTTATTGGATTCATCAGGCATTACCTACATAGGTACTCAGAACTTAGGATTTCCGATTCCTTTTTCAGGTAATGCTACACAACCTACTTTCTCCCCTGACGGCACTAAATTTGTTTATGGTTCGGGTAGAGGCGGTGGAATATCAACGGCCTTTCATGATGTGCGGTTATTTAATTTTGACAGGTGCAGCGGTAATTTTACAGGATTAGAATATGTTGCGTTAAATGACAGTGCCACAGGCTTTGGTTTGGCTTTTTCACCTGATTCAAAATATTTATATAACGCTTCTTTTCAAAGAATTTATCAATTTAATACCGACACTTCTGATATTGCAGCAAGTAAAACAACGGTTGCCGTTAATGATGGGTATTATTCCCCAATACCTCCATTTCAAACAGATTTTTGGTGGATGTATCTTGCCGCCAACGGCAAAATTTATATTTCATCGGGTAGTAGTGTAGTAGATTTTCATTATATCAATTACCCCGATAGTGCAGGCTTAGGGTGTGATGTTCATTTGCATGATTTGCATTTACCTTGTTTTAATTTCAGAGGCAATGTTTATCATCCCAATTATTATTTGGGCTGTGATACTACACAAACAACTTGCCCTTGTTTGATTACAGGCATAAATGAAATTAAGCAACACGATTTTAAATTTTCAATATCCCCAAACCCTAATAACGGCAGCTTCAAAATAATTTATCTCTTACCCCAAAACAAAAGTGGTACACTTCAAATTTTTGACATAACCGGCAAAGAAGTTTTTAGGCAAAACCTGTCGCCTTGGAGTACAATGCAATATATATCCTTACCAAAACTTGCAAACGGAATTTATAATTGCACAATCACAAGCAATAATGAAAGAGTGCATAAAAAATTGGTTATCCTTAAAGAATGATAAAAAAATACTAAGTTCTAAACTCAAAACAATCATTCCATGTTTACAAAGTGTTCTTCTTGGCTCAAAGACCGACCTTCTGAAAAAACACGTTAAGCAAAAGCCAAGTTTATGAGCAAAAAGAAAACAAACTGTTTGAAGTTGTCTGCATTTCCGCCTGTGGCGGATTGCGGCAACAAGTTTTTGTTTTCGTGCATAGCCGGCTTTTGTAGTGTTTTTTCAGACAGTCTTGATTTTTTGGTTCTTTTGTATCAAGACAAAAGAACAAGAAAAGAACCACTTAGATTACTGCAATGGAATATCACCAAAACTGCCGGCACTGATACGGCAGCAGCCTTTACCGATACGGTGACCTACACCATCACCGTGTGCAACAACAGCGTAAATACGCAGACCGGTATTCTCAGCGACATTACCCCAACGGGCTTTGTGACCACAAGTACCACGCTGCCGCCAACGATAACGCTTAATTCTATGGAGTGTGATACGTTTACCGTATCAGGATATTTTACCTCTCCGGGAAGCTGTTTTTACAATGTAGCAAGCGTTACTTCGCCAATGGGCACTACTTGGAAGGATAGTGTTTGTGTTACAGTGATAAATGTATGCAACGTACCCAATGCCCAGCAAATTGCAGACAGCAGCTTCTCATTACCAATGAGTGCAAGCTATAGCAATGTGAGTTTTGTCTTACATGGAAGGTTTTATGTAAACGACACATTAATCCTCACCAACTGCTCTGTTTATGCCTATCCTGCTGCGCAGATAATCGTTCTCACAGGAGGCGCACTCATATTGCAGGGAACATCAATTACCGCATGTACACAGATGTGGAAGGGTATCATGCTGAACGACAAATCCAGATTGGTGATGACAGAGCAAAGCCTTGTTGCTGATGCCGACATAGGCATACAGGCAATGAATGGCTCATCATTCTTTCTGCTCGGCAGCCGTGTTACCGACTGCGTGCGCAGCATCTTTGTGCCGCAGCAAAGCAACGGACTGAACAACATACAGGGCTATGTAAACGATTGCAACTTTGGGCTGTATGCAACAGCCTTTAAGCCCGATTATACAGGGCAGCCGCCACACCATGCCATGCCTCGTGCCGGCATGGAGTTTAATGATGTGGTAATGACCATTGGCGACTACCAGTACAATGAGTTTCGCAACTGCAACTGGGGTATTTACGCAGTGCGCTCCATGCTGAAAGTTCAGAAAGGACGTTTTTACAATCTGAACAAAGGTGGCAGCCTTTACGGCAGTGCAGCGCATAAAGGCTCGGCAATTGTTGCCGAGAGTAAGACGGCTGGCAAGGCAGGCAAATTGCAGGTTGCCGACTGCCTGATAGATACCTGCGAGCATGGCATTTACACAGAGTGGACAACGGCAGACATCAACAACGTAAATGCCCTGCACGTTACCGGCAACGGTAGTTACCATCTCTACTGCAACAGTGCCAACATGAGCACCTATGTTGCTGCCTGCAATCTAGAGGCGGGCAAGGCAGGCATTGTATTTCAAAACAGCGAGCAGGCAAGCATGACAGCAAAGAACAACACGATAAAAGTAACCACAGGAGGCAGCTCTGTGGGTATAAAGATAATAGCTACCAGCAGCAATGCAGGTAACTATGTGTTAAAAGGTAATGTAATAGAAGCAGCCAACGGCAACGGTATAACGGTTAACTTTGCCAAAAACGCTACCATTGTTGACAACATGATAAAACTTAGCGGCAACACCACCAACGGCATATCGCTTACAGGCTGCGACAGTTCAACGGTGAGTTGTAATACAGTGAGCGGGCGCTATCCTGCGGTAAGTTATCAGAACAAAGGAATAAATGTATCACATAGTACAAATAATTATATGAATTGTAACAATACAGACTCTACCTATTTAGGAAATTATTTTGCAGGTGTTTGCACAGGTACAAAATTTAAAGGCGCAAAAATGAATAGGCATTTTGAAGGACTGCGGTTATACACCAATGCTGTAATAGACACACAGGCTCATGCAGGGAACCTTTGGTACGGACCCTTTAGCACAGGCGGCTATGGTGCGAATAACTTGAATAATGGTAATCCGGCTGCATTACAGCAATCTCTATTTCTAATTGATTATAGTTATGGTGGAGCATACCTGCCAACTATACCAGCAAATAATACAGGATGGATTATTAATGATGTTGGAACTGAATTTAATTGCTCAGGCTATATACTTTGTGAAGATATTTCTCATGATGAAAGGGCAGCTTCTCAACTGCAACTTACAATAGCAGAAGACAGTTTGAAAACATCTGAGTTCTCAGATGAAACAAAGATAATGGCAAAAAATTATTTGTATAAAGATTTAAAAGAAAACGATTCATTGGCTTATGGAAACTTTTTGCTTACTTCATTTTTAGCACTTAATGAAAGCACAGCAACAGGGCAGTTATATGTTGTAAACAAAGCAATGAAAGAGGCTGATGTTATCAGTGAAACAGAAAATCAAAGTTTGAATAGTTTAAGTAATTTAACGGATTCCGTTATTGGAAACATTTATTATTTAGACAGTTTGGCTAAGGCGGATTCAACATTAAATTTAATTAATCAAAGAGATAGTTTAGTGCAGCAAATAAATAATGCGTTTCAAAATAAAACTGATTTACTTAATCAATTAGGTCAAGTAAAGGAGCAATCATTGATAAACATACAATCAGTAAGTAATTCAATCATTACAAGTAATACACCTGATGAATACGAAAAGGAAATGAGCGATGTAGAAATAGCCTATCAAACAGGAGGAATAGCAGAGTTACAAAGCAGGTATAGTCAGGTATTGGCTGTAGCTGTGCAGTGTCCTCACGTAGGAGGTAAGGCTGTTTATAAAGCAAGAAGTTTTATGGCTCTATTGAATGAATCAATTGAGTATGATGATGTTTCTGTATGTACACAAGCAGGATATAGAAAAGCAGCTACTAATGAACCTGCAAAAGAAGTAATTAAAGGAAACATCTTCATAATTCCAAATCCTGCCAATGAGGTAATAACTGTTGCATTGAGCGATGATATGAGTGGAATTTGTAAAATACTGTTTTACGATGTAGTTGGTAAATTAATTCTATCAAAGGAATTGGATTGTAATAAAAAAGCACATTCACTGAGTGTTAAAAACCTAAGTGAAGGCATATACACTGTAAAAGCAAAACTATCCAATCAAAATTCAAAACAGTTTAAGTTGACAGTAGTACGATGAAACGATTTGGTATCCTAATCAGAGGTAGCATAATTTTGCTACAAATCATCTTGTTTGCAAACAGTTGTTTATCGCAAGGCTATAATCATACTTGGCTTTTAGGGTATCATCCTAATGTAAACAATCCTTTTGACACTATGGCACAAATTGATTTTAACATTTCAAGTTTCAGTATAGTAAATTATCAAAGAAAAATCCCTTTTAGGGGGTTTACACAGGCAAACATCAGTGATGCCAACGGAAATTTATTAATGAGTAGTAATGGTGCATGGATAGCCAACAGCACTGGCGATACTATGATGAATGGAAGTTTTTTGGGGTATGATTCATATATAAATGCAAATGCACAAGGGCTCTCACTTGTTTATGCAAACACTTTAATTCCTTATCCTGCTGATTCTTCCAAATATGTTTTATTTCATCATTCAACAGAATATGATGGCTTTTCTTATCCAGTTTATTCAATAAATTATAGT encodes:
- a CDS encoding T9SS type A sorting domain-containing protein gives rise to the protein MSKKKTNCLKLSAFPPVADCGNKFLFSCIAGFCSVFSDSLDFLVLLYQDKRTRKEPLRLLQWNITKTAGTDTAAAFTDTVTYTITVCNNSVNTQTGILSDITPTGFVTTSTTLPPTITLNSMECDTFTVSGYFTSPGSCFYNVASVTSPMGTTWKDSVCVTVINVCNVPNAQQIADSSFSLPMSASYSNVSFVLHGRFYVNDTLILTNCSVYAYPAAQIIVLTGGALILQGTSITACTQMWKGIMLNDKSRLVMTEQSLVADADIGIQAMNGSSFFLLGSRVTDCVRSIFVPQQSNGLNNIQGYVNDCNFGLYATAFKPDYTGQPPHHAMPRAGMEFNDVVMTIGDYQYNEFRNCNWGIYAVRSMLKVQKGRFYNLNKGGSLYGSAAHKGSAIVAESKTAGKAGKLQVADCLIDTCEHGIYTEWTTADINNVNALHVTGNGSYHLYCNSANMSTYVAACNLEAGKAGIVFQNSEQASMTAKNNTIKVTTGGSSVGIKIIATSSNAGNYVLKGNVIEAANGNGITVNFAKNATIVDNMIKLSGNTTNGISLTGCDSSTVSCNTVSGRYPAVSYQNKGINVSHSTNNYMNCNNTDSTYLGNYFAGVCTGTKFKGAKMNRHFEGLRLYTNAVIDTQAHAGNLWYGPFSTGGYGANNLNNGNPAALQQSLFLIDYSYGGAYLPTIPANNTGWIINDVGTEFNCSGYILCEDISHDERAASQLQLTIAEDSLKTSEFSDETKIMAKNYLYKDLKENDSLAYGNFLLTSFLALNESTATGQLYVVNKAMKEADVISETENQSLNSLSNLTDSVIGNIYYLDSLAKADSTLNLINQRDSLVQQINNAFQNKTDLLNQLGQVKEQSLINIQSVSNSIITSNTPDEYEKEMSDVEIAYQTGGIAELQSRYSQVLAVAVQCPHVGGKAVYKARSFMALLNESIEYDDVSVCTQAGYRKAATNEPAKEVIKGNIFIIPNPANEVITVALSDDMSGICKILFYDVVGKLILSKELDCNKKAHSLSVKNLSEGIYTVKAKLSNQNSKQFKLTVVR
- a CDS encoding T9SS type A sorting domain-containing protein; amino-acid sequence: MMKKLLLILAVMFTPMLIKAQGKAHNFLIGYQSTGGLYTTHGKGEILYDSTSVTVIGGYRKMSFGATQANISDENGNLLMSSNGCWIADATGDTMLNGSGLNPNSFTNDYCDSSSGLPLSHGNIILPYPNHPDKYILFHQTGNYNAPYLISTELYYSEIDLSLNGGLGAVTAKNQIILNDIIAGGLAACKHANGRDWWIIALKDATTIIHKFLLDSSGITYIGTQNLGFPIPFSGNATQPTFSPDGTKFVYGSGRGGGISTAFHDVRLFNFDRCSGNFTGLEYVALNDSATGFGLAFSPDSKYLYNASFQRIYQFNTDTSDIAASKTTVAVNDGYYSPIPPFQTDFWWMYLAANGKIYISSGSSVVDFHYINYPDSAGLGCDVHLHDLHLPCFNFRGNVYHPNYYLGCDTTQTTCPCLITGINEIKQHDFKFSISPNPNNGSFKIIYLLPQNKSGTLQIFDITGKEVFRQNLSPWSTMQYISLPKLANGIYNCTITSNNERVHKKLVILKE